One genomic region from Prunus persica cultivar Lovell chromosome G3, Prunus_persica_NCBIv2, whole genome shotgun sequence encodes:
- the LOC18782581 gene encoding ubiquitin carboxyl-terminal hydrolase 6 isoform X2, with product MITVSVKWQKEMFKAVEIDTTQPPYVFKCQLYDLTGVPPERQKIMVKGGLLKDDAEWSTLGVKEGQKLMMMGTADEIVKAPEKGPVFVEDLPEEEQAINLGHSAGLFNLGNTCYMNSTVQCLHSVPELKSALIKYSHSGRSNDVDQTSHMLTIATRDLFGELDKSVKAVAPMQFWMVLRKKYPQFGQLHNNTFMQQDAEECWTQLLYTLSQSLRSSGSSESPDTVKALFGVELVSRVHCVESGEESSETESVYSLKCHISHEVNHLHEGLKHALKSELEKNSPSLGRSAIYLKESRINGLPRYLTIQFVRFFWKRESNQKAKILRKVDYPLQLDIFDLCSDDLRKRLEAPRRTLRDEEGKKLGLKSNEKSSGSKDNDIKMSDVEGSSNGSGEASNPTPDEGAMTGIYDLVAVLTHKGRSADSGHYVAWVKQESGKWIEYDDDNPIPQREEDITKLSGGGDWHMAYICMYKARTVPM from the exons ATGATTACCG TTAGTGTAAAATGGCAAAAGGAGATGTTTAAAGCTGTGGAAATTGACACTACTCAGCCCCCTTATGTATTCAAATGCCAATTATACGACTTAACCGGGGTACCTCCTGAAAGACAGAAGATAATGGTTAAAGGTGGTTTATTGAAG GATGATGCAGAGTGGTCGACATTAGGAGTAAAAGAG GGtcaaaaattgatgatgatgGGGACAGCAGATGAGATTGTCAAGGCTCCAGAGAAGGGTCCTGTTTTTGTGGAAGATCTCCCTGAAGAAGAACAAGCTATTAACTTG GGTCATAGTGCTGGTCTATTTAATTTAGGAAACACCTGTTATATGAACTCCACCGTACAATGTCTGCATTCAGTTCCAGAGTTGAAGTCAGCTTTGATCAA GTATTCACATTCTGGAAGAAGCAATGATGTGGATCAGACTTCTCATATGTTGACTATTGCAACTCGTGATTTATTTGGTGAACTGGATAAAAGTGTCAAGGCTGTGGCACCCATGCAATTTTGGATG GTATTGCGTAAAAAGTATCCTCAATTTGGTCAGCTGCATAATAATACCTTCATGCAACAG GATGCTGAAGAATGTTGGACGCAGCTTTTGTACACCCTTTCTCAGTCTCTAAGATCATCGGGTTCTAG TGAAAGTCCAGACACAGTTAAGGCCCTTTTCGGTGTTGAACTTGTTAGCAG GGTGCACTGCGTAGAAAGTGGGGAAGAAAGCTCGGAAACAGAATCAGTGTATTCCCTTAAATGCCACATATCACATGAGGTGAACCATTTGCACGAAGGGTTAAAACAT GCTTTAAAATCggaattggaaaaaaattctCCTTCTTTGGGGCGTAGTGCGATCTACCTGAAGGAGTCTCGTATCAATGGCCTTCCAAG GTACTTGACCATTCAGTTTGTCCGTTTTTTCTGGAAGAGGGAATCAAATCAGAAGGCCAAGATTTTGCGG AAAGTGGATTACCCTTTGCAATTGGATATTTTTGATCTCTGTTCAGATGATCTTCGCAAAAGATTGGAAGCTCCTCGCCGG ACTCTGAGAGATGAGGAAGGTAAAAAACTTGGTTTGAAATCCAATGAAAAGAGCTCTGGTTCAAAAGACAATGATATCAAGATGTCTGATGTGGAG GGATCCTCAAATGGAAGTGGAGAAGCATCTAATCCTACGCCCGATGAAG GTGCCATGACTGGAATTTATGATTTGGTTGCTGTGCTGACACACAAGGGTCGTAGTGCCGACTCAGGCCATTATGTTGCCTGGGTCAAGCAAGAAAGTG GGAAATGGATCGAGTATGACGATGACAATCCCATCCCACAGCGGGAGGAAGACATCACCAAACTCTCTGGAGGAG GTGATTGGCATATGGCCTATATTTGCATGTACAAGGCCCGTACTGTCCCTATGTGA
- the LOC18782581 gene encoding ubiquitin carboxyl-terminal hydrolase 6 isoform X1 codes for MITVSVKWQKEMFKAVEIDTTQPPYVFKCQLYDLTGVPPERQKIMVKGGLLKDDAEWSTLGVKEGQKLMMMGTADEIVKAPEKGPVFVEDLPEEEQAINLGHSAGLFNLGNTCYMNSTVQCLHSVPELKSALIKYSHSGRSNDVDQTSHMLTIATRDLFGELDKSVKAVAPMQFWMVLRKKYPQFGQLHNNTFMQQDAEECWTQLLYTLSQSLRSSGSSESPDTVKALFGVELVSRVHCVESGEESSETESVYSLKCHISHEVNHLHEGLKHALKSELEKNSPSLGRSAIYLKESRINGLPRYLTIQFVRFFWKRESNQKAKILRKVDYPLQLDIFDLCSDDLRKRLEAPRRTLRDEEGKKLGLKSNEKSSGSKDNDIKMSDVEGSSNGSGEASNPTPDEAAGAMTGIYDLVAVLTHKGRSADSGHYVAWVKQESGKWIEYDDDNPIPQREEDITKLSGGGDWHMAYICMYKARTVPM; via the exons ATGATTACCG TTAGTGTAAAATGGCAAAAGGAGATGTTTAAAGCTGTGGAAATTGACACTACTCAGCCCCCTTATGTATTCAAATGCCAATTATACGACTTAACCGGGGTACCTCCTGAAAGACAGAAGATAATGGTTAAAGGTGGTTTATTGAAG GATGATGCAGAGTGGTCGACATTAGGAGTAAAAGAG GGtcaaaaattgatgatgatgGGGACAGCAGATGAGATTGTCAAGGCTCCAGAGAAGGGTCCTGTTTTTGTGGAAGATCTCCCTGAAGAAGAACAAGCTATTAACTTG GGTCATAGTGCTGGTCTATTTAATTTAGGAAACACCTGTTATATGAACTCCACCGTACAATGTCTGCATTCAGTTCCAGAGTTGAAGTCAGCTTTGATCAA GTATTCACATTCTGGAAGAAGCAATGATGTGGATCAGACTTCTCATATGTTGACTATTGCAACTCGTGATTTATTTGGTGAACTGGATAAAAGTGTCAAGGCTGTGGCACCCATGCAATTTTGGATG GTATTGCGTAAAAAGTATCCTCAATTTGGTCAGCTGCATAATAATACCTTCATGCAACAG GATGCTGAAGAATGTTGGACGCAGCTTTTGTACACCCTTTCTCAGTCTCTAAGATCATCGGGTTCTAG TGAAAGTCCAGACACAGTTAAGGCCCTTTTCGGTGTTGAACTTGTTAGCAG GGTGCACTGCGTAGAAAGTGGGGAAGAAAGCTCGGAAACAGAATCAGTGTATTCCCTTAAATGCCACATATCACATGAGGTGAACCATTTGCACGAAGGGTTAAAACAT GCTTTAAAATCggaattggaaaaaaattctCCTTCTTTGGGGCGTAGTGCGATCTACCTGAAGGAGTCTCGTATCAATGGCCTTCCAAG GTACTTGACCATTCAGTTTGTCCGTTTTTTCTGGAAGAGGGAATCAAATCAGAAGGCCAAGATTTTGCGG AAAGTGGATTACCCTTTGCAATTGGATATTTTTGATCTCTGTTCAGATGATCTTCGCAAAAGATTGGAAGCTCCTCGCCGG ACTCTGAGAGATGAGGAAGGTAAAAAACTTGGTTTGAAATCCAATGAAAAGAGCTCTGGTTCAAAAGACAATGATATCAAGATGTCTGATGTGGAG GGATCCTCAAATGGAAGTGGAGAAGCATCTAATCCTACGCCCGATGAAG CTGCAGGTGCCATGACTGGAATTTATGATTTGGTTGCTGTGCTGACACACAAGGGTCGTAGTGCCGACTCAGGCCATTATGTTGCCTGGGTCAAGCAAGAAAGTG GGAAATGGATCGAGTATGACGATGACAATCCCATCCCACAGCGGGAGGAAGACATCACCAAACTCTCTGGAGGAG GTGATTGGCATATGGCCTATATTTGCATGTACAAGGCCCGTACTGTCCCTATGTGA
- the LOC18781871 gene encoding dof zinc finger protein DOF3.1: MQDQTTFQPMKPQFPEQEQLKCPRCDSPNTKFCYYNNYNLSQPRHFCKNCRRYWTKGGSLRNIPVGGGSRKNTKRSSSSASKRSSSTSSSSVSSSSAATAAAQNPDPQPDRTRVYGPKIDQDRGVLDISGSFSSLLTSNGQFGSLLEGLNPNGSGLKLMQMGDFGVNLDSGNGLNSDPGVNPGLEAQSNGNPESYMGLQNGDSSSCWNGGNGWPDLAIYTPGSSFQ, encoded by the coding sequence ATGCAAGACCAAACAACGTTTCAACCCATGAAACCCCAATTTCCAGAGCAAGAACAGCTGAAATGTCCACGCTGTGATTCCCCTAACACTAAGTTTTGCTACTACAACAACTACAATCTCTCACAGCCTCGTCACTTTTGCAAGAACTGCAGAAGGTACTGGACCAAAGGTGGCTCTCTGAGAAACATCCCTGTTGGTGGTGGAAGCAGAAAGAACACAAagagatcatcatcatctgcTTCAAAACGCTCCTCATCAACTTCCTCATCATCAGTGTCAAGCTCATCAGCAGCAACCGCAGCAGCTCAGAACCCGGATCCACAGCCTGACCGGACCCGGGTCTATGGCCCGAAAATCGATCAAGACCGTGGGGTGCTGGACATCTCAGGGAGCTTCAGCTCACTCCTGACTTCAAATGGGCAGTTTGGGTCTCTTCTGGAGGGTCTGAACCCAAATGGGTCGGGTCTAAAACTGATGCAAATGGGTGACTTTGGGGTGAACTTGGATTCAGGTAATGGGTTGAATTCGGATCCGGGTGTGAACCCGGGTTTGGAGGCCCAGAGCAATGGTAACCCGGAAAGCTATATGGGTTTGCAAAATGGTGATTCTTCAAGCTGTTGGAATGGGGGCAATGGGTGGCCTGACCTTGCCATTTATACACCAGGTTCAAGTTTTCAGtag